A stretch of DNA from Microlunatus capsulatus:
GCGGTCATGACTCAAGGGTGCCCCGCCCGCCCAGGACGGGCCATCCGGCACTCCCCCGGCCCGACCCCGAACGCCCCGGGGTGCGGCGCCGTCGGCGGGCCGCCTCGGGGTGCGCGGCGGGCGCGACCACCGCGGCCTCTAGGTTGGACGTCATGACTGCTGAGAAGCCTGAGATCGACTTCCCCGACGGCCCCGTCCCCGAGGACCTGGTCGTCACCGACATCACCGTGGGCAGCGGCGCCGAGGCCGGGGCCGGCGACCAGGTGCTCGTGCACTACGTCGGCGTCGCCCACAGCACCGGGGAGGAGTTCGACGCCTCCTACAACCGCGGCGCCCCGCTCGACTTCCCGCTGGGGGCCGGCCGCGTCATCGCCGGCTGGGACCAGGGTGTCCAGGGCATGAGAGTCGGCGGCCGCCGCCAGCTCGTGATCCCGCCGCACCTGGGGTACGGCGACCGCGGCGCCGGCGGCGTCATCAAGCCCGGCGAGACGCTGATCTTCGTCGTCGACCTGGTCGACGTCCGCTAGGAGCGCACCACCGGCCGGGGCGGCAGCACCTCACCAGCTGCTGCTGCCCCCGCCACCCCCGCCGCCGCCGGAGAAGCCCCCGCCGCCGAACGAGCTGCCCCCGCCGAAGCCGGTCCCGCTGCTGCCGGACGTCGACGGCGCCGGGGTCGCCGCGGCCGTGAGGTTCGAGGTGAGGAACGCGGTGTTGAAGTACGCACCCGAGTAGCTGCCGGTGTACCAGGACGGCGTCGTCTCGGGGATCCGGCCCATGGCCACCAGCTGGCCGCAGAGCTCGGCCCAGCGGTCGGCGAGCTCGAAGACGATCGCCCAGGGCAGGTAGCGGGAGAAGATGTCCTCCCCCTCCTCGAAGCGCAGCTGCTCCGCCTCGGCCGTGGCCAGGTAGGTGCGGAAGCCCTCGACCTGGTCGCAGACCGCCCGCCCGTCCGCCGTCCGCTGGCCGCGCCGCAGCTTGCTGCGGACCACGAGGTAGGTGACCACCACCGGGAGCAGCGGCAGCAGGACCCAGAGCGCCCACGCCCCGGCGTGGAAGGCGAGGAACACCACGAGGGCGACGACGCCGAAGCTGATGCCGCCGGTCGCCGTCCCCGAGGGCACCTTGCGGAACCACCCGCGCGCGGTCACCTGGTTGATGACCGACGTCGTCATGGCCCGGTGGGCGCTGAGCATGCTGCCCCGCGTGGACAGGTCCTCGGTGGCTCCCGGCGGCCGGCCGCCGAAGACGTTCGTCAGCAGCACCATCTCGTGCGGGGCGGTCGCGCGGTCGGGGTCGAGCAGGGTCACGCGGAAGTCGTCGTCGCTGGTGCTGTGCACCTGCAGGGCACCGCGGACGGCGAGGTCGACGATGGTGGCGGCGGTCTCCCGGGCGTCCACCTGCCCGTCGATGAGCAGGCCGGCCTCGGCGACGGGGATCTTCGGCGGCGCGAAGGCCACCGGGATGGGGATGTCGGGGTCGTTCGGCACCACCCGGGCCGTCTGCCCCGCGTAGGGCGTGGTTCCGGGCGCGAGGCCCTCGTAGCGCTGGTCGCGGCCGTTCCGCCGCCACCACAG
This window harbors:
- a CDS encoding FKBP-type peptidyl-prolyl cis-trans isomerase translates to MTAEKPEIDFPDGPVPEDLVVTDITVGSGAEAGAGDQVLVHYVGVAHSTGEEFDASYNRGAPLDFPLGAGRVIAGWDQGVQGMRVGGRRQLVIPPHLGYGDRGAGGVIKPGETLIFVVDLVDVR
- a CDS encoding DUF2207 domain-containing protein — protein: MSAGAARPRVPVLPGPLRRLLPVLAALALALVGAVAVAPSAQAATEDQIDSFRIAYALQPSGVLQVEETIVWRFGSDSGRHGIQRDLVERERYDDTQDAVYDVSDIRVSSPDPVSTQFTSRTTQANGGRTELLNVRIGDPDGTISRATATYVLRYQVTGAVRSFSGYDELFWDAPGFGNPRIADLAITASVPGGAQDVSCFVGPPGPQSTTPCPTAERTADGARFAATDVAQGSGLSFGVKIAPGLVADNKPHLEPDGSKLTGGQRAAAVGAGVAGVGLLVGSPLVGVLWWRRNGRDQRYEGLAPGTTPYAGQTARVVPNDPDIPIPVAFAPPKIPVAEAGLLIDGQVDARETAATIVDLAVRGALQVHSTSDDDFRVTLLDPDRATAPHEMVLLTNVFGGRPPGATEDLSTRGSMLSAHRAMTTSVINQVTARGWFRKVPSGTATGGISFGVVALVVFLAFHAGAWALWVLLPLLPVVVTYLVVRSKLRRGQRTADGRAVCDQVEGFRTYLATAEAEQLRFEEGEDIFSRYLPWAIVFELADRWAELCGQLVAMGRIPETTPSWYTGSYSGAYFNTAFLTSNLTAAATPAPSTSGSSGTGFGGGSSFGGGGFSGGGGGGGGSSSW